From a single Cyclobacterium marinum DSM 745 genomic region:
- a CDS encoding BNR-4 repeat-containing protein gives MSTFYKSLFIFLLSILFFIGGLNAQEEKIPSENKFLDNQKLDGYRGIWWFHRPMEDRPHSPSYGSTDFKYSGPLSFAWPHTVAPMAIYAPEVNKTFFVYGGDSGPENRYLLAMVSYYDHEKHRVPKPTVVRDQRGVDDPHDNPSITIDEQGYIWVFVAGRSRHRPGQIFRSNAPYSIDSFELIIEREQTYSQIWRVPQKGFFHLLTLYTSGRELYFETNKSGKDWEPNPADKLQKLVGFGGHYQVSRVKGDTIGTAFNYHPEGNVDRRTNLYYLQTTDFGKTWTTADGTPVQIPLEDRDNPALINDYEAQGKNVYPNQLLFDNEGRPVILYITSFGAAPVPENAPRAWKIRRWAGEKWVSQYVTISDHAYDEGAFYIHDDRWTLIAPAVPGPQPGFNGGEIGVFETTDPGNPDNDFWQLKRQVTRNSPFNHGYVRRPHNPKDPFFAFWADSDPKKSTISRIFFTNSRGDRVYMLPYNMKEDFAQPILLNPPTPPEGKDTFKY, from the coding sequence ATGAGTACTTTTTATAAAAGTCTATTTATATTTCTTTTATCTATATTATTTTTTATTGGTGGCTTGAATGCTCAAGAAGAAAAGATTCCTTCCGAAAATAAATTCCTAGACAATCAAAAGTTAGATGGTTATCGCGGTATTTGGTGGTTTCATCGTCCCATGGAAGACCGCCCTCATTCGCCAAGCTATGGTTCTACTGACTTCAAATACTCCGGCCCCCTTTCTTTTGCCTGGCCCCATACCGTAGCTCCAATGGCAATATATGCCCCTGAAGTGAACAAAACTTTCTTCGTATATGGAGGAGATTCCGGTCCGGAAAACAGGTATTTACTAGCAATGGTTTCCTACTATGATCACGAAAAACATCGTGTGCCTAAACCAACTGTGGTTAGAGATCAACGTGGGGTTGATGACCCACACGACAATCCAAGTATCACGATTGACGAGCAAGGGTATATCTGGGTTTTTGTGGCCGGCCGTAGCAGACATAGACCCGGCCAGATTTTCCGAAGTAATGCGCCATATTCTATTGATTCATTTGAACTTATTATAGAACGGGAACAAACTTATTCCCAAATATGGAGAGTACCTCAAAAAGGTTTCTTTCACCTTTTAACCTTGTATACTAGTGGCAGGGAATTATATTTTGAAACCAACAAATCCGGTAAAGATTGGGAACCAAATCCGGCCGATAAACTTCAAAAACTAGTTGGGTTTGGAGGCCATTATCAGGTTAGTAGAGTCAAAGGCGATACAATAGGCACTGCCTTTAATTACCATCCGGAGGGAAATGTAGACCGAAGAACAAATTTATATTACCTTCAAACCACCGATTTTGGGAAAACTTGGACAACGGCAGATGGGACACCGGTTCAAATTCCACTTGAGGACCGAGATAATCCTGCCTTAATCAATGACTATGAGGCACAAGGTAAAAATGTATATCCTAATCAACTCTTATTTGATAATGAAGGAAGACCTGTCATATTATATATTACATCATTTGGGGCAGCTCCTGTGCCTGAAAATGCACCACGCGCTTGGAAAATTAGAAGATGGGCCGGAGAAAAATGGGTTTCTCAATACGTGACAATATCTGATCATGCATACGATGAAGGTGCTTTTTATATTCATGATGATAGATGGACCCTCATTGCTCCAGCAGTACCAGGTCCTCAACCGGGTTTTAATGGCGGTGAAATTGGCGTTTTTGAAACGACAGACCCAGGCAATCCTGACAATGATTTTTGGCAATTGAAAAGACAAGTTACACGTAACAGTCCATTTAATCATGGTTACGTACGTAGGCCACATAATCCAAAGGATCCATTTTTTGCTTTTTGGGCAGATTCAGACCCTAAAAAAAGCACTATTTCACGAATCTTTTTCACTAACTCAAGGGGTGATAGAGTATACATGTTGCCTTACAATATGAAAGAAGATTTTGCCCAACCAATTTTATTAAACCCACCAACTCCACCTGAAGGCAAAGATACCTTTAAGTATTGA
- a CDS encoding PQQ-dependent sugar dehydrogenase codes for MKYINLSLCLIALIFLQCHSPNSNQDEKKPDINRFEIELVAENLNQPMSMDVLTDGRILIVEKDGAVKVFDPYSQLVSTIAQIPVNKRFNQPFTTSGKKYDADDGMHGVVLDPDFDNNKLVYMYYSPEGEDSKSVLARYKWEGNSLDLNSKKILLEWSTQRERCCHWGGGMIFDREGNLLIAIGDNSGFNINDKDGDSRRTSGNSNDLRGSILRIKPEEDGTYSIPDGNLFTKGMEKTRPEIYIMGVRNPWRLTMDSKTGWLYWGEVGPSTDEFNRAREAGYFGWPYFIADNKKNTAIKTEYDTLHIVNNSQYNTGLVELPAKPIPSIAWYDRNPSELFPIPGSGSLSAVGGPFYRKADFNNAERPYPAYYDGKWFVTDYVRGWIMVIEVDDEGNYYSMEEFMPEGTFKGINDMDFAPNGDMYVLQYGHDSYAPYARDAKLFKIKYNGGNRQPIAKASSDKIAGSVPMKGRLLTEGTIDYDNNISQYNWVLTSESAESIEFSEQNPDINIEVPGVYQAILTVTDEEGAIDRDTIEITAGNEPPQVSIEFPESNSSFYFPGDEVKYSINISDDEDHQIDNSKIKIWADYLPEGFELQNFITNLKNSPIHFSANSILGKQLINQNNCTQCHRLNQKAVGPSFYEISNHYKGKEGVYAQLSEKIMGGTKGKWGQAEMPANPAVSLVEANAIVDYILNSTNSTEDKTSLPRSGTLKVANKDDAGHLIFKASYTDNGWGKISPLETSTVLGLKNPRVFVSSYDTTSNMRLYTPHFKQPNHLIPNGKTSYIGLNDTDLTGITKVGLDIINFAKIEKSNWKISLKANSPSGEIIGSSMLDNLNEEVDKFIKIPLKSTIGKKDLFIVIENNNYQKGMEVFEIRSVKFFK; via the coding sequence ATGAAATACATCAACCTTTCCTTGTGTCTTATCGCACTGATATTTCTCCAATGCCATTCACCTAACTCCAATCAGGATGAAAAAAAACCTGATATTAACCGGTTCGAAATTGAACTTGTAGCAGAAAACCTCAATCAACCTATGTCCATGGATGTTTTGACTGATGGCCGGATTCTGATTGTTGAAAAAGATGGTGCTGTCAAGGTTTTTGATCCCTATTCACAACTTGTAAGTACCATTGCTCAAATTCCGGTAAACAAGAGGTTTAATCAACCCTTTACCACTTCAGGTAAAAAATACGATGCCGATGATGGCATGCATGGAGTAGTTTTGGATCCGGATTTCGATAACAATAAATTGGTCTACATGTATTATTCTCCGGAAGGTGAAGATTCTAAAAGTGTATTGGCTAGGTACAAGTGGGAAGGAAATTCTTTGGATTTAAATTCGAAAAAAATCCTACTGGAATGGTCTACGCAAAGAGAAAGGTGCTGCCATTGGGGAGGAGGAATGATATTCGACAGAGAGGGCAATCTACTAATCGCAATTGGTGATAACTCTGGTTTTAATATTAATGATAAAGATGGGGATTCACGTCGGACTTCAGGAAACTCAAATGACCTAAGAGGATCAATTCTCCGCATAAAACCTGAGGAAGATGGAACCTACTCCATTCCTGATGGAAATTTATTTACTAAAGGTATGGAAAAAACCAGACCTGAAATCTATATTATGGGTGTCAGAAACCCTTGGAGGCTCACCATGGACAGTAAAACCGGTTGGTTATATTGGGGAGAAGTTGGACCAAGTACAGATGAATTTAATCGTGCGCGAGAGGCCGGGTATTTTGGATGGCCTTATTTTATAGCTGACAATAAAAAAAATACTGCTATAAAAACTGAATATGATACATTACATATTGTAAACAATTCTCAATACAATACCGGATTAGTGGAATTGCCTGCTAAACCTATCCCCTCAATTGCTTGGTATGATCGGAATCCATCAGAATTATTCCCTATTCCGGGAAGCGGAAGCCTTAGTGCTGTAGGAGGTCCATTTTATCGTAAAGCAGATTTTAATAATGCTGAAAGACCTTATCCTGCATATTATGATGGAAAATGGTTTGTTACGGATTATGTTAGGGGATGGATCATGGTAATTGAAGTAGATGATGAAGGCAATTATTATTCTATGGAAGAATTTATGCCGGAAGGAACATTTAAGGGAATTAATGATATGGACTTTGCTCCCAATGGGGACATGTATGTTTTGCAGTATGGGCATGACTCTTACGCACCTTACGCTAGAGATGCTAAACTATTTAAGATAAAGTACAATGGTGGTAATCGCCAACCTATAGCAAAAGCATCATCCGATAAAATTGCAGGATCTGTTCCAATGAAAGGAAGATTACTGACCGAAGGTACAATCGATTATGACAACAATATTAGCCAATACAACTGGGTACTAACCTCAGAAAGTGCAGAATCCATCGAATTTAGTGAACAAAATCCGGATATAAATATTGAGGTTCCCGGAGTGTATCAAGCTATTCTTACCGTCACTGATGAAGAAGGAGCTATCGATCGAGACACCATTGAAATCACAGCAGGCAATGAACCTCCCCAAGTCTCAATTGAATTTCCTGAATCAAATAGTAGTTTCTATTTCCCTGGTGATGAAGTTAAATATTCAATAAATATTAGTGATGACGAAGATCACCAAATCGATAATTCAAAAATTAAAATATGGGCAGATTATCTTCCTGAAGGATTTGAATTACAAAACTTTATAACCAATTTAAAGAACTCCCCAATTCATTTTTCAGCAAATTCAATATTGGGCAAGCAGCTTATCAATCAAAATAACTGTACACAATGTCATCGTTTAAACCAAAAAGCTGTTGGTCCTTCATTTTATGAAATTTCAAATCATTACAAGGGCAAAGAGGGTGTCTATGCACAATTATCTGAAAAGATTATGGGCGGAACTAAAGGAAAATGGGGCCAAGCAGAGATGCCAGCTAACCCTGCTGTAAGTTTAGTAGAGGCTAATGCAATTGTTGATTATATTTTAAATTCTACTAACTCAACTGAAGATAAAACCAGCTTGCCACGAAGTGGTACTTTGAAGGTTGCAAATAAAGATGATGCGGGACACCTTATTTTTAAAGCAAGCTATACAGACAATGGATGGGGGAAAATTTCCCCGTTGGAAACCAGCACTGTGTTAGGGTTAAAAAACCCGAGAGTTTTTGTTTCGAGTTATGACACCACGTCAAACATGCGTTTGTATACCCCACATTTTAAACAACCTAACCATTTAATTCCGAATGGAAAAACTTCCTATATTGGATTAAATGATACTGATTTAACAGGTATCACAAAAGTAGGTCTGGATATCATAAATTTCGCAAAAATAGAGAAATCAAATTGGAAAATATCACTTAAAGCAAACTCTCCAAGTGGCGAAATTATAGGTTCATCCATGCTTGACAATTTAAACGAAGAGGTTGATAAATTCATTAAAATTCCTTTAAAATCTACGATAGGAAAGAAGGATTTATTTATTGTAATTGAAAACAATAACTACCAAAAAGGGATGGAAGTGTTTGAAATAAGAAGCGTCAAGTTTTTCAAATAA
- a CDS encoding RagB/SusD family nutrient uptake outer membrane protein: MKYLNKRYWLLVIVISYSLIGCQDYLELEDNTSISAGSFPTTLEHVDLLVASTYGAQHDWGFLGHYWHGYGIYCFDHTIDFQWKGTESWIGMSIGMAELGDSKLVNEWRDLYRGIYYSNSALEGIRSYRSIAPESELTRLNQYEGEVLFMRGFYLWHLQVFYGQPNLDGMGVPVITEVPGSLESMSVGRSSTMETYQAMIEDFKNASTLLEGQLDNHRATEWSAKAALAKVYLFAEMYDSAKVVLEDCINNSGKSLVSFDHYKNMFNGDTQYEYNSESFYEVGNRAEPEKTNNNGSRVQNTGSSVTILYTPFYIDSNNERSAMGYSNQYTHDKNLKRFGYNDPAPLTQIEEVNGEYKLLDSYVSQQMERRANAGMQADGPDPRLYVSTLQPFFDSVTVAGVEYPVAQAEFGKWWEMSPTTGIDPNTFYGWPLRKNQFLGGTIWETRAVYGANFYFIRLPDIYLMYAEVIKDSNPTLALEYVNKVHRRAYGYDPDTPSPVDYASLTDNTLAPADDHLSNNPLLYERWAEFFGEAKWWEDIRRLRLGDEESDFYKSVASGRQIVWRDEHYAMPIPPLEFESNTSEELIQNPGY; encoded by the coding sequence ATGAAATATTTAAATAAAAGATATTGGTTACTGGTAATAGTAATATCTTACTCACTTATCGGATGTCAAGATTATTTGGAACTTGAAGACAATACTTCAATTTCCGCGGGTTCTTTTCCCACCACATTGGAACATGTAGATCTATTAGTCGCTTCTACTTACGGTGCTCAGCATGATTGGGGTTTTTTAGGTCACTATTGGCATGGATACGGAATTTATTGTTTTGACCATACGATAGATTTTCAATGGAAAGGGACCGAGAGCTGGATTGGAATGAGCATTGGAATGGCAGAGTTAGGTGATTCCAAATTGGTCAATGAATGGAGAGACTTATACAGAGGGATTTATTATTCTAATAGTGCTTTGGAAGGAATAAGAAGCTATCGAAGTATTGCTCCCGAATCAGAATTAACACGATTAAACCAATATGAAGGTGAAGTCTTATTTATGAGAGGCTTCTATTTGTGGCACCTTCAAGTCTTTTACGGCCAACCTAATTTAGATGGAATGGGAGTGCCTGTAATTACCGAGGTTCCTGGTTCTTTAGAGTCGATGTCAGTGGGTAGATCATCCACAATGGAAACTTATCAAGCCATGATTGAAGATTTCAAGAATGCTTCCACCCTTTTAGAAGGTCAATTAGACAACCATAGGGCTACAGAATGGTCTGCAAAAGCTGCTTTGGCAAAGGTTTATTTATTTGCTGAAATGTATGATAGCGCCAAGGTTGTCTTAGAAGACTGTATCAACAACAGCGGAAAGTCTCTGGTCTCTTTCGATCATTATAAAAACATGTTCAATGGAGATACTCAGTATGAATACAATTCGGAATCATTTTATGAAGTTGGTAACCGGGCTGAACCGGAAAAAACCAATAATAACGGTTCGAGGGTACAAAACACCGGCTCCTCAGTAACGATTCTTTACACTCCTTTTTATATAGATAGTAATAATGAGAGAAGTGCAATGGGCTATAGTAATCAATATACACATGATAAAAATCTAAAGCGATTTGGCTATAATGACCCGGCCCCACTAACGCAAATTGAAGAAGTTAATGGAGAATATAAACTATTAGACAGTTATGTAAGCCAACAGATGGAGCGAAGAGCAAATGCAGGAATGCAGGCCGATGGTCCGGATCCACGCCTCTATGTTTCTACTTTACAACCATTTTTTGATTCGGTTACAGTTGCAGGTGTGGAATACCCTGTAGCTCAAGCAGAATTTGGAAAATGGTGGGAAATGTCCCCTACGACAGGGATCGATCCAAACACATTTTACGGCTGGCCCTTAAGAAAAAATCAATTTCTTGGAGGTACTATATGGGAAACGAGAGCCGTTTATGGAGCAAATTTTTACTTTATCCGATTACCCGATATTTATTTAATGTATGCTGAAGTGATTAAAGATTCAAACCCTACTCTTGCTTTAGAATATGTTAATAAAGTACATCGAAGAGCGTATGGATATGATCCGGACACTCCCTCTCCAGTTGATTACGCAAGTTTAACTGACAATACCTTGGCCCCTGCAGATGATCATTTGTCAAATAACCCCCTATTGTATGAAAGATGGGCAGAGTTTTTTGGGGAAGCAAAATGGTGGGAAGATATCCGCCGGTTGCGCCTAGGTGATGAAGAATCTGATTTTTATAAGTCAGTTGCTTCCGGTAGGCAGATTGTGTGGAGAGATGAACATTATGCTATGCCAATTCCTCCTTTGGAGTTTGAGTCCAATACCAGTGAAGAATTAATTCAAAATCCAGGTTACTAA
- a CDS encoding SusC/RagA family TonB-linked outer membrane protein, translated as MKNKLLKTIIMLSKSFLYGFVLQTLMLNLVIAMNANGQYKTIEEVRVTLTADQLTLDRFFREVQRQTPFKFSFENRDMKRNLDLSFAKKEGSVMDFLKEVSLQTELSFRQINHGIDVLKKEGNGKVLISSPDPITVSGTVTDENGQPIPGVTVSVPGSSIGTATDIDGKYSLPVPEESKLVFSFIGFASQTVEVGTRSVINIVLSEDMASLGEVVVVGYGSVKKSDLTGSIASIKSEEIKGLPVRSIAESIQGRVAGVMVNKSSGRPGSGSEIIIRGVGSINGLSPLFVVDGVISGNSPTFNPRDVESIEIIKDASAAAIYGARAAGGVVLVTTKRGSFGQKNKIQFTSNTGVRKISNTYKMLETDDYVRARNGIGDDYDLWDNPDLPNTNWFDELFETGMEQSYLLSLSGGSDKIKYYLSSGYEREEGIQKGNYWERYSIRLNADYAVSKNVTLGHQLYLAKMQQDPYTMELPWRTLPYMDVYNEDGTFAAVPPVVEFSGGNPIAELGYRHYKSRDLSVNSIFYMNWEITPGLNFKTTGSGSFASGYDDNFSEANLLRRAQTNENYSKSLNYSESYILNSTLTYDRVFGEKHDFKIMGGYEVRNSHGASLSSQATGFPVRVAESFALSTNNNKTASGGLSYGSFLSQFGRLNYIYDSKYILTANVRRDGSPKFGPQNRWGVFPSVSAGWKINEEDFFNAGFFDLLKPRISWGILGNDSALGNFLYQPSYQQVTMHSFDEVSSIGGFNSIRVVNENIKWEEIHSTNIGIDVAMLNGKITFNADYYWRNTKDMIYNLSIPLSSGIGNVNSNPSLMPVNIGSILNQGWEISSQYRNTIGDLKFSIGANLSHNENKVLDLGLPTAYIYSGGAWPLSSNSRPFITENGQPVGQLYGFIADGIIQSQEEIDGLNQAASDFAGQPAFYNHQYTGPGDLRFRDLDGDGRITAEDRTVIGNPWPKFQYGFNLYMEWKRFDLNATIIGIAGRDIMNDVKAFEQNFQQDFQSTYDIFNASYFLDNGLTDQPRLGLFDPSGTGAYIEDPSKNYRYYSTYLVEDGSYLKIKNISVGYSFPKSILDRVGMDNLRIYLSGQNLFTFTKFSGLDPEFSNDVKNHGQYNISTYPQTQLISFGLELGI; from the coding sequence ATGAAAAATAAATTACTAAAGACAATCATTATGTTGTCAAAAAGTTTTCTATATGGTTTCGTATTACAGACCCTTATGCTAAATCTGGTCATTGCCATGAATGCAAATGGGCAATACAAAACCATTGAAGAGGTCAGGGTCACTTTAACAGCGGATCAATTGACTCTTGATCGTTTTTTTAGGGAAGTGCAGCGACAGACACCTTTTAAGTTTTCATTTGAAAACAGAGACATGAAAAGGAATCTGGACCTTAGCTTTGCCAAAAAGGAAGGCTCCGTAATGGACTTCCTAAAAGAGGTATCCCTTCAGACGGAATTATCTTTTCGGCAAATCAACCATGGCATAGATGTGCTAAAAAAGGAAGGAAATGGGAAAGTCTTAATTTCCTCTCCTGACCCCATAACAGTAAGCGGAACCGTAACTGACGAAAATGGACAGCCTATTCCGGGAGTTACGGTATCTGTTCCGGGATCCTCCATAGGCACTGCCACCGATATTGATGGTAAATATTCATTACCTGTTCCGGAGGAGTCAAAACTCGTCTTTTCGTTTATAGGTTTCGCTAGTCAAACTGTTGAAGTTGGTACCCGGAGTGTCATCAATATTGTCTTAAGCGAAGATATGGCTTCTTTGGGCGAAGTAGTAGTGGTTGGATATGGATCCGTTAAAAAAAGTGATTTAACCGGATCGATTGCCTCAATTAAATCTGAAGAAATCAAAGGCCTACCTGTAAGGTCAATTGCTGAATCAATTCAGGGAAGAGTAGCAGGTGTTATGGTCAATAAAAGTAGTGGAAGACCGGGATCTGGATCTGAAATAATTATCAGAGGTGTAGGATCAATTAATGGTTTAAGTCCTCTATTTGTTGTAGATGGTGTGATTTCAGGTAACTCACCAACTTTCAATCCACGTGATGTAGAATCAATTGAAATTATTAAAGATGCCAGTGCAGCTGCAATTTATGGCGCCAGAGCTGCAGGTGGAGTGGTCTTAGTGACCACTAAAAGAGGATCTTTTGGTCAGAAAAATAAGATTCAGTTTACCTCCAATACAGGAGTTAGAAAAATCTCCAACACTTATAAAATGTTGGAAACAGATGATTACGTGAGGGCACGAAATGGAATTGGAGATGACTACGATCTGTGGGATAATCCGGACCTTCCAAATACTAATTGGTTTGACGAGTTATTTGAAACAGGCATGGAGCAGTCCTATTTACTTTCTCTGAGTGGTGGAAGTGATAAGATAAAGTATTACCTATCAAGCGGCTATGAAAGAGAAGAAGGTATTCAAAAGGGTAATTATTGGGAAAGGTATTCAATTAGACTAAATGCGGATTATGCAGTTTCAAAAAATGTAACGCTAGGCCATCAACTTTATTTGGCTAAAATGCAACAGGATCCTTATACCATGGAATTACCTTGGAGAACATTACCCTATATGGATGTATACAATGAAGATGGCACATTTGCCGCAGTACCTCCTGTTGTTGAATTTTCAGGAGGTAATCCGATAGCTGAATTGGGCTACAGACATTATAAAAGCCGGGATTTGTCAGTTAATAGTATTTTTTATATGAATTGGGAAATCACTCCAGGTCTAAATTTTAAAACAACAGGATCGGGTTCTTTTGCTTCCGGCTATGATGATAATTTTAGTGAAGCAAATCTATTAAGAAGAGCTCAGACCAATGAAAACTACAGTAAGTCTTTGAACTATTCAGAGTCTTATATATTAAATTCAACGTTGACTTATGATCGTGTATTTGGTGAAAAACACGACTTTAAAATAATGGGTGGCTATGAAGTAAGAAACTCTCATGGTGCCAGCTTAAGTTCTCAGGCAACAGGGTTTCCGGTTAGGGTAGCAGAGTCTTTTGCATTATCCACGAATAACAACAAGACAGCTAGCGGTGGGCTATCGTATGGTAGTTTTTTATCTCAATTTGGCAGGCTCAATTATATCTATGACAGCAAATATATTTTAACTGCAAATGTAAGAAGGGATGGCTCCCCAAAATTTGGACCTCAAAACAGATGGGGTGTATTCCCTTCTGTTTCAGCAGGTTGGAAAATAAATGAAGAAGACTTTTTCAATGCGGGTTTCTTTGACCTTTTAAAACCACGAATCAGTTGGGGGATACTCGGAAATGATAGTGCATTAGGCAACTTCTTGTATCAACCCTCCTATCAGCAGGTTACCATGCATAGTTTTGATGAAGTAAGCAGTATCGGGGGGTTCAATTCCATAAGAGTTGTAAATGAAAACATAAAATGGGAAGAGATTCATTCTACTAATATAGGAATTGACGTTGCCATGCTCAATGGTAAAATTACATTCAATGCTGATTACTACTGGAGAAATACCAAGGATATGATTTATAATTTATCCATTCCATTATCATCAGGTATAGGAAACGTTAATAGCAACCCTAGTTTAATGCCTGTTAATATTGGAAGTATATTGAACCAAGGATGGGAAATAAGTTCACAGTACCGAAATACCATAGGTGATTTAAAGTTTTCTATTGGTGCAAATCTATCTCACAATGAGAACAAAGTGCTTGATCTAGGTCTACCTACTGCCTACATATACAGTGGGGGTGCGTGGCCTCTCAGTTCAAACTCTCGGCCTTTCATTACTGAAAATGGACAACCTGTGGGTCAATTATATGGATTTATTGCGGATGGTATCATCCAAAGCCAAGAAGAAATTGACGGATTAAATCAGGCTGCATCTGATTTTGCAGGTCAACCGGCATTCTATAATCATCAATATACAGGACCTGGAGATTTAAGATTTCGCGATCTTGATGGTGATGGTCGAATTACCGCTGAAGACAGAACAGTAATTGGAAACCCATGGCCTAAATTCCAATATGGTTTTAACTTATATATGGAATGGAAAAGGTTTGACCTAAATGCAACCATTATAGGAATTGCCGGAAGGGATATAATGAATGATGTCAAAGCCTTTGAGCAAAATTTTCAGCAAGATTTCCAATCAACATATGATATATTTAATGCCTCCTATTTCTTGGATAATGGGTTAACCGATCAACCTAGATTAGGACTATTCGATCCATCAGGTACGGGTGCCTACATTGAAGATCCCAGTAAGAATTACCGTTACTACTCAACTTATTTAGTAGAGGATGGATCTTATCTAAAAATCAAAAACATTTCTGTTGGTTACTCTTTTCCTAAATCAATTCTTGATAGAGTTGGCATGGATAACCTAAGAATATATTTATCCGGTCAAAACCTTTTCACCTTTACCAAATTTTCGGGACTAGATCCTGAGTTTTCCAATGATGTCAAGAATCATGGGCAGTACAATATATCTACCTATCCTCAGACCCAGTTGATTTCATTTGGATTAGAATTAGGTATATAA
- a CDS encoding FecR family protein: MNTLNNIEDFLTHPEFVRWVKKPDKELNSYWDQWRKANPEQLPTMQLAKELLLSTTFQPPHSPTGLKQEVLQEVLRQRKKKANRPEVKENKEKKLGYRSLWNRLGQMNRVAAILLITLAIAGSFGPIFTINFIAEEELETVDTVFKYTGPGEKLQLTLGDGTKVWVNSSSQIEFPKKFSNSERIVYLKGEAYFEVKRDSLRPFKVSTNGLTTIVLGTSFNINAKVPGNIKVSLVSGKVKVSTSLTQTSLSPGEMLNYNSAKGTYDVKVFDANDILAWKEGILKFHKSTLPQVKAALEEWFGVKIKLQNAEGIVWEFSGTYPQQTLEEVLESMSYIKGFDYRIKDKEAIIKF, from the coding sequence GTGAATACATTGAACAATATCGAAGACTTTTTAACCCATCCGGAGTTTGTCAGGTGGGTTAAAAAGCCTGATAAAGAACTAAATTCCTATTGGGACCAATGGCGCAAGGCCAATCCGGAACAATTGCCAACCATGCAATTGGCAAAAGAGTTGTTGCTGAGCACCACATTTCAACCTCCACATTCCCCTACAGGGTTAAAGCAGGAGGTACTTCAAGAAGTACTTAGGCAACGGAAAAAAAAGGCTAATCGACCCGAAGTTAAAGAAAATAAGGAAAAGAAATTAGGATACCGATCTTTATGGAATAGACTGGGACAAATGAATAGAGTGGCGGCCATTCTCTTGATCACCTTAGCAATAGCCGGATCATTTGGCCCCATCTTCACAATTAATTTTATTGCCGAAGAGGAATTGGAAACAGTTGATACCGTCTTTAAGTATACCGGTCCGGGAGAGAAATTACAATTGACCTTAGGGGACGGAACCAAAGTATGGGTAAATTCCTCCAGCCAAATAGAATTTCCAAAAAAATTCTCCAATAGCGAACGGATCGTCTATTTAAAGGGTGAGGCTTATTTTGAAGTCAAGAGAGATAGTTTAAGGCCTTTTAAAGTAAGTACGAATGGATTGACAACTATCGTTCTTGGTACCAGCTTCAATATCAATGCTAAAGTCCCAGGTAACATTAAGGTGTCACTCGTAAGTGGAAAAGTTAAAGTAAGCACTTCTCTCACCCAAACCTCCTTATCTCCGGGAGAGATGCTTAATTATAATAGTGCAAAGGGAACCTACGATGTAAAAGTATTTGATGCTAACGATATATTGGCATGGAAAGAAGGAATTTTAAAGTTCCATAAATCCACATTACCTCAAGTAAAGGCTGCGCTGGAAGAATGGTTTGGGGTTAAAATCAAATTACAAAACGCCGAGGGGATAGTTTGGGAGTTTTCCGGTACCTATCCTCAACAAACGCTTGAGGAAGTGCTGGAAAGTATGTCCTATATCAAGGGTTTTGATTATCGGATTAAGGATAAAGAAGCAATCATAAAATTCTGA
- a CDS encoding RNA polymerase sigma factor, with protein MPEKRISPVYLAKEERNSSLTSSIFSSETAAWDAFRQGNESAFIFIYESYFEILYAYGFSIVSDANLVKDTLQDLFVELRERRRNLGATDAIKFYLFKCLKRKLIKEVTKWPSKREPLEVLPMGFQFTLSYEAQLIDRQLSEEKITKLNIAVAGLSPRQREIIYYSFYEGFTYRQIQEMMGLESQQATRNLMYKAMQYLRKCI; from the coding sequence ATGCCTGAAAAGAGAATCTCACCGGTCTACTTAGCCAAGGAAGAGCGTAATTCCTCGTTAACCAGTTCAATTTTTTCTTCAGAAACTGCTGCATGGGATGCGTTCAGGCAGGGCAATGAATCAGCATTTATCTTTATTTATGAATCCTATTTTGAGATACTGTATGCCTATGGATTCAGCATTGTATCAGACGCAAATTTGGTGAAAGATACCTTACAGGATTTATTTGTAGAGCTCAGAGAAAGAAGGAGAAATCTTGGTGCAACAGATGCCATAAAGTTCTACCTCTTTAAATGCCTGAAAAGAAAACTTATAAAGGAAGTGACCAAATGGCCGAGTAAAAGGGAACCCCTTGAAGTCTTGCCAATGGGATTCCAATTTACCCTTTCTTATGAAGCCCAACTGATAGACCGGCAATTGAGCGAAGAGAAAATTACTAAGTTAAATATTGCTGTGGCCGGGTTGAGTCCCAGACAAAGAGAAATTATCTATTACAGTTTTTATGAAGGATTTACTTATAGGCAGATCCAGGAAATGATGGGCTTGGAAAGTCAACAAGCCACCAGAAATTTAATGTATAAGGCCATGCAATACTTAAGAAAATGTATTTAG